The Phycodurus eques isolate BA_2022a chromosome 8, UOR_Pequ_1.1, whole genome shotgun sequence nucleotide sequence TGGACCCTCACAGGTGTGGATGGGCTGGATATGAACAAGCCGGCCCAGGATGCAGCCCTGTGATTGGTCAGTGAATGTTGCGTAGGGGAGACGGCGGTAATTGAGGTTGACAGTGAGCTGATCAGCGAATCCCACAGCGAACAACACGCCTGACTGAGTGGTCCACTCCACGTCTCCTCAACGGTGCAGCAAGGTAAGCAaatgcattcaaataaaaatcgGAAGGGAAATTAGGAAATTGTAAAACTAATAATATTACTATGATATAGTATTTGTACTGCGTTTGTTTTtagataataaataaaacattacaatGATTATCTCTGTCGTTCGTACATTGGTAGTTGATCTGGAAATAatagggacaaaaaaaaaactttcatttgCTGATTGCATGACCCGTTCCAAGTGACAAAGTGAGGCATGAACAAATAGAATTGTATTACTCtacattaaaacaattcaaaaccCGTTTTACATTACTTAATAATagtctacatttatttattgtatgttttatgtttaatcaaaacattttatatttaatctaATCTGACAAAGGTTACATGACTAGACAGCAGAAAATGGCTTCATCaatgaattaaatacaatacagtgaACGCCAACATATTCCATTGTGAAATTTGAAATGGAATTATATGTACCTGTATTTATAAGCAAATTTGCAGCGAGCTTTGGGGTGCTTCAATTAATATAACAATTAAATACATCGTAATTGCACTAAAGACTACAAATATTGTCTTGctgtaaatggaaaaacaagATCTGGTGTGGTAATCAACTATTTAGAAAGTTAacctgagggaaaaaaaaattgtcaaattgaGTCTTTTGGGAATATTTGAGTTGAATATAGAAAGAGCATGAAAATGTTCTGCCTGCAACATGACTTCCTTGTATAATTGGGCATTGTAAATGAACTCTCTTAGCACCGCAGCTATAAAAAGGTCACCTGTCCTTGCACCTTTGCCCAGACCCAATTAATCGTGCTGACTGAGCCGCCATGACTTCATTAATGAACGTTCTTAACGTTAACCTGTGGGCCTCTGCCTGTCGCACCACACATCAATTAGGCGGAGGAGCATGTTTGCATATTTTGCTTCAAAGGAGACAGGGACGGTAAATTGTTAGGATAAATTAAAACTCTCATCATGAAAAAGAAATGATCTACTTgtaaacctgtgtgtgtgtgcgtgcgtgtgcttgcgtgtgtggAGATGGAGTGGATAAAAGGAACAGCAGGGATCAAGAGATTAGCACAGATGACTTAACAGAACTCCCGGTTTAGTGGCATTTCTGTGGAGATCGCGGTACAGTGGAGCCCTGCCTGTTTGCGGGTCACTATTCACAAGTTAACCTACAGGTATATAGTGAAAACGTTAGTGACATGCAGAATAattcaatgctcttccactcATGTTTATCTATTATCATTTCAGTTTATGTGTTCATTATGTGATAAACTTACATTCCTATCTTTTTACACATGCTGAACTTCTCCAAATGTGTACTGGCCCATCTCAGGCAACTTTACTttttatgtcattgttttattgtactgaAACTCTGAATTTGCGTGAACGGGCTGAAAGTAGCATAGAATtagtaaatacaaaatacaaaaacataatttaggtAACAGGACTGTCCTCAGATttcaaagccctggctaatagaaAATTAGTAATGGGTGCCAACGAAGTATGTTGACTGTTGTAAGATCTTTGTATAGTGGgcagtttagcctgggttgttagcagaaTTTACAGAGAGTCTTTCTCACTTGTGGACATTTTCCCTCTGCTGAGTGGCTATTCAAAATGTCAAGCtataagccatttattttgtaaGACCATTTTGAAATGCTACTGATATTGACAATGATATTAGTATTAAAGTGTAGAGTTTAAACTCTTAATAGCGGGGGTTTGCTCTACTTCTAGTTCAATGGTtcgtgaaaaaaaatctcctgTGTGTCCATGTCAGACAATGTCGGGACCGAGGCCTGTGGTGCTGAGTGGCCCGTCCGGAGCGGGCAAGAGCACACTGATGAAGAGGCTCATGAAGGACCACGAAGGAGTGTTTGGATTCAGTGTGTCACGTAAGTCCTGTCCCCATCATGAACTCATCCAGTCGGGTGCACCAACCCTTTAAGGCAGCTACTGTGAATCTTGGGGAAAAATGAAGAATTTCTCTTACTGTCTGAtgggcggcggcacggtggccgactggttagagcgtcagcctcacagttctgaggacccgggttcaatccccggccccgactgtgtggagtttgcatgttctccccgtgcctgcgtgggttttctccgggcactccggtttcctcccacatcccaaaaacatgcattgattggagactctaaattgcccgtaggtgtgactgtgagtgcgaatggttgtttgtttgtatgtgccctgcgattggctggcaaccagttcagggtgtaccccgcctcctgcccgatgacagctgggattggctccagcatgcccacgaccctagtgaagagaagtggctcagaaaatggatggatggatggatgtctgatGGGCTTTTTATTCCAGTTTCCATTCCATcagaatcacaaaaaaaaaaaaaaaaaaaaaaattaattcatttactgtaacatTTCATGGGCAGCACACACGTGGTaaacatgtctgcctcacaggatTGAGATTTATAGAAGGGTCCAAATCTCAgctgccttcctgtgtggagtttccatgttccgACCGCGGGAGTTTGAATCAATCACATAGGAAATTATGGAATTAGAATGAATCTTCTGCTGGTTCTAGTTATCACCATCATGAATGCTTGATTAACACTACATGCAAAGTGCAAGGTATTTTAACTACATTTTCATAAACGTGTCAAACTAAATGAACTACTGTCAAATGgtgttcaaatctcggccccgcctgtgtggagtttgcatgttctccccgtgcctgcgtgggttttctccgggcactccggtttcctcccacatcccaaaaacatgcatggtaggttaattgaagactctaaattgcccttaagtgtaaatgtgtgcgcgaatggttgtttgtttatatgtgccctgcgattggctgttcaggggtgtaccccgcctctcgcccgaagatagctgggctaggctccagcacgcccgcaacctttgtaaggataaagtggtacagaatggatggatggatgatttttttaatttttttttttcaatttttattattaactgTTATCAATGTTATGTTTTTCACACAGACACAACAAGGAACCCTCGCCCTGGAGAGGAAAATGGCAAAGGTACTGCAAAGTTGGGGCCTAAACCTGTTGGATGTTTTAGCACCTTCGCTATAGCAGCCCAAGACACAGATTTGCATGTGATTCTGAAATATTTGAAGAAACTCTAGACTATTACACATCCACGTATGACATCTCCCAGCCTGCCCCGGGGCTCCCGCATGACTTGTTACTCCCAAGTGAACTTCAAAAATGGCTTTGTCCGTAACCTCCCCTACCATCTCCCTTCCTTAAACCGGGAtgaagctgtgtgtgtgtgtgtgtgtgtgtgtgtgtgtgcttgttctGCTTTCTCCGTAGGCCTCAACACGCTCCCTTTGCTTCTGGGGGCTACTTTACTGCCCGTAGCAGATGTCTTTTCCTCCGAAGACTTAGACACGTCATTTTCGTGTCCAAATGAATCAGAAACCACACATGAAGGTGACCGCCGGTGTGATTCCACATGCGTATATCTTAAGGCAGAGGGATGGGGGTTACTTTCATCACCCTGGAAAGCTCCCTTTGGATAAATAGGAAGTGCCCTTTGGAtatgaaaaaaagagaagaacatTTGGGGAATTACATTCAGACATAAGTACACTTTGGAGTAAAAAGCTTTTGAAAATAGCCCCCTGTGATGCCTCCGTAGTGACTCCTGTTGTCCTGTCCGGTTTTGTGGAGTATTGTCCACTAAAACTGCACCCCTCATTAGAGTGTAAATAACTTGCAACCAATCATTAGCATCACAGGAACCTTTTtgtccaaccccccccccccccccccccccccccccacctcaacATTCAATCTGAGTCACTGAGAACtaattttctgtcattttgccGGAGAGTGATTTAAAGTTTTACGACTACAATAAAACCTGGGGGAATTATAtcttatatatttatatcttaGTTCTTCTGGATACTTGTTTTTATAGAAcagattttgacattttgaaaaatataaaggttttggacttcAATCTTATTGGATATTCATACTGGATCCTATTGCTTTCgcttgcaaatcatcttcagtTTCATAGGTTGGACCCTGGTCAGTGTCCTCAAGGTTgcctgaaagaaaagaaacaagttGTTTAGTGCAAAAATAGTTAGTGCAATAGTGGTCTAAGTCCAAACATCCGTCAAATcgatcaatatttcatgaaagatgatGAATAACATTTGCTTGTATTAACATACAGCTGCATTGGCACCAAACTAAAACACATCTTACTTTGTGAGTCTTTTCTCAATCTCTGAATCTCACTTTCTGGGATGCAATAAGGGACTACATgttaaaatggggaaaatgtgtggctTCTCAATTTCTGCTCTTCGCTTCAAAACTTCACTAAGTTCACTGTCGTTCTCAGGGGCTCATTAAAGCGTTCAATTCAAGCATCCTTCCAAGCATCAGTGAATAGACAACATTTTTGCATATATCCAAGTTCAAGTTACTGCACAGTAAGGTTCCATGAGTAACATCGCTATTATTATAGCCAAACTAACTCACTAATGTATCCTGTTGTGCACGTTAATCCGTTACAAAGCATTACACATCATTAGTGTTGTATCGCGCTTCACTTATTAAACAAGCCCGCTTAAAATGTCTCCCAATTCTAATGCTAATGATTGTTTCATGGGAGAATGCGGTATGTGTTTGTTTAGGGGGGCACGAGCGGTGTTAAAGTGACCACATACTGTAGGATTCTGTGAGTCCTGTATGGCCATCATATTGTATGGAACAGGGTCcatgtgtttttattgtgcCGGCCAATAATATATGATCTCCTCACACAGACTACCACTACACCACCCGAGAGGCCATGCAGGAGGGCATCCAACGCGGCGACTTCATCGAGAACGCCGAGTTCTCTGGCAACCTGTACGGAACAAGGTAAACATCCGGCGTCACCGAAAGCTGCTAACCTGCTATTGCTACCTTCACATGCAGTACAGCGcacctcaataaattagaatatcacaGAAAAGTACGTTTATTTCagaagttcaattcaaaaagtcaaactcGAAGATTACACAGATTCATGCATCCGAATACATTGGAATATTACAGATTATATTATCATATTGTGTCATTATTGCAGAATATTAAACacatgggaaaatacttttgagaagaCCAATTCCTACTTaatttctatatttaaaaatcctgattgttaattgtttttttttgtcagctgtAAACGACAGTATAAGCGTGTGTATCCTCAGTAGCTTACAGTGGAACCTGATTTGTTGAGATCTggaaaatcattttcataaagAGTTTGTTTCCAGTGACATTCTTAACTATCATAcaggtgtaaaaataagttagctgttataaaatgtaaaaacaaaatacactaaCTTGGATAACAAGTGACAACAGGCGCGTGGTGAAGCTGGACAAAAGCATCTACACAAACAGAAAGATTGATTCAACCCTCCTGTCCCATACAGTCCCACTCGCTTCACTTTACTGCATTTTAGTGCCGGCTCTCATCCCTCTCCGTACTTCCTCCGCGGCGAAGCTCCTCGCGGTCATAGATCCTTGCGGTTGTTGCGCCATTGACGTCTGTCGTCcacagaggttgaaaaaagtaaaaagcccATTTTGACCAAGTAAGGAGTAGAACCTAGAGAAATCTGTGTTCAAATGTATGGAGTAAAAGTTCAAAGTCGCCACAGGTATAAATACTCCAGCGTTTACAGTAACCAGGCATTTGTTACTTCCCAGCATAGGTATAGTGTGTTACCTCTTTCCAGACATCCTATGAATAACACATTAACTCAATAGACAAGAGGTTATTTGCCTTAGACTGGATAAGAGTGCACTTTCTGACTGTTCCACTGGGTTCAAGAGGATCAAGAGGATATATTAAACATCTCGGGACAGTTGGAGCTTTAACCTCTGATGCTGcaacacaaatgtgtgtgtcaGATTCAATCTCACCTCCTTATTGTGAGGTGAGCACAAAAAGCGAGCGGCTCGGATCAACGGCGCGATCCTCTTAGCCCGGTGGCTTCGTGTGAGAAGTCAactagtgtgtgcgtgtgtgtgtgggtgggtgtttcATAGTAAAGCTGCCATAGAAGACGTGCAGGCCAAAAACCTGATCTGCATTCTGGATGTGGACATCCAAGGAGTGAGGAGGATTAAAGAGACGGACCTGAACCCCATCTACATCTCCATCCAGCCTCCATCGATGGAGAGTCTGGTAAATGATccactttatatacagtacagtgctaACAGCAGGCCACAGCATCAGGCACACCTGCATATTCTAACACAGTAGCTGTCAAACCTGTTACACCAAGTATCACCTCAAAGAAAACAAGTTCCACCATCATTAccaacatatatttattttcccaaaaactagaAGGCACGAGGAATGATTAAAAACACTAAAAGTTCAAAAAGCAGGGTTCAaactaacaaagaaacactaggGATAAACTCACCACATCCAAAAACGTAACATTACACGGGAAACATGATTTACGACGACGATGAGCTCTAACACAGAGGGACAGGCaactaaataaaagcaaactgaggcgacaacgaggcacacctggacaagacacgagtggctggagggagctgattggtagacacaaggaGCAGGGTtaatgagaacaggtggaaacaaaAACCTTACGAGcgaaacaagacatga carries:
- the guk1b gene encoding guanylate kinase 1b isoform X2, whose product is MSGPRPVVLSGPSGAGKSTLMKRLMKDHEGVFGFSVSHTTRNPRPGEENGKDYHYTTREAMQEGIQRGDFIENAEFSGNLYGTSKAAIEDVQAKNLICILDVDIQGVRRIKETDLNPIYISIQPPSMESLEKRLRDRQTESEDSLQKRLEAARIDMELSKEPGVFDVVIINDDLERAYEELKEILSDEIQKVQETKS
- the guk1b gene encoding guanylate kinase 1b isoform X1, producing MSGPRPVVLSGPSGAGKSTLMKRLMKDHEGVFGFSVSHTTRNPRPGEENGKGLNTLPLLLGATLLPVADVFSSEDLDTSFSCPNESETTHEDYHYTTREAMQEGIQRGDFIENAEFSGNLYGTSKAAIEDVQAKNLICILDVDIQGVRRIKETDLNPIYISIQPPSMESLEKRLRDRQTESEDSLQKRLEAARIDMELSKEPGVFDVVIINDDLERAYEELKEILSDEIQKVQETKS